In Nocardia yunnanensis, one DNA window encodes the following:
- a CDS encoding glycosyltransferase family 39 protein: MSTTDAALRPEVADPVAEPVPFAWKGVLAVSFGFAAVMGIAAARINYFGDELYFLAAGRRLAWAYPDQGPLAPFVAHVTDLVAPGSVLALRIPALALMAAAAILAGATARELGARPRYQILAALAYAVSPLAFDQVQLITLTFDIPLQALIVFLLIRWARTRQDWLLIAAGAAAALAFQAKWMVPGVWAMLGLGVLVAGPREVLRRPALYVGTLIMVVAMIPGIVWQSRHGWVESQMTEIISQEQHAANTGPLICAVEIAIQCGLLGGLLSALGLWGLVRLEALRPYRFALIAGLLLVAVVLVENGRSYYVAGFWPALLGAGAFALGTVEVKRLTRRLVNAVAVVSAVLFTAWMIAIPLPKSLISSPITNQAQYWMRESWFGPDGYTTFTSAVNDAVHSLPEPERAGTAVVAAAYVQASALEEFGRDYHLPPVYSPNRGFGYFGPPPDSARTIVYLSVDGVGDKEFLAQFDSTIEYRKINDPNGLPGLERLVTVYICHNPKRPWSETWPGLMTLTFPSGI, from the coding sequence ATGTCTACCACCGACGCGGCGCTGCGGCCCGAGGTCGCCGACCCGGTCGCCGAACCGGTGCCGTTCGCCTGGAAGGGCGTGCTGGCCGTGTCCTTCGGGTTCGCGGCCGTGATGGGCATCGCGGCGGCTCGGATCAACTACTTCGGGGACGAGCTGTATTTCCTGGCGGCGGGTCGCCGGCTGGCCTGGGCGTATCCGGACCAGGGTCCGCTCGCGCCGTTCGTGGCGCATGTGACCGATCTGGTGGCGCCGGGTTCGGTACTGGCGCTGCGGATTCCCGCGCTGGCGTTGATGGCCGCCGCCGCCATCCTGGCCGGGGCCACCGCCCGCGAACTCGGTGCGAGGCCGCGGTATCAGATCCTCGCCGCCCTGGCCTACGCCGTCTCGCCGCTGGCCTTCGACCAGGTGCAGCTGATCACGCTCACCTTCGACATCCCCTTGCAGGCGTTGATCGTCTTCCTGCTGATCCGGTGGGCGCGCACCCGCCAGGACTGGCTGCTGATCGCCGCGGGTGCGGCGGCCGCGCTGGCGTTCCAGGCCAAATGGATGGTGCCGGGGGTGTGGGCGATGCTCGGTCTCGGCGTGCTGGTGGCCGGGCCGCGCGAGGTGCTGCGGCGGCCGGCGCTGTATGTCGGCACGCTGATCATGGTGGTCGCCATGATTCCGGGCATCGTGTGGCAGTCGCGGCACGGCTGGGTGGAATCCCAGATGACCGAGATCATTTCGCAGGAGCAGCACGCCGCCAACACCGGGCCGTTGATCTGCGCGGTCGAGATCGCCATCCAGTGCGGGCTGCTCGGCGGGCTGCTCAGCGCGCTCGGGCTGTGGGGGCTGGTGCGGCTGGAAGCGTTGCGGCCCTATCGTTTCGCGCTGATCGCCGGGCTGCTGCTGGTCGCGGTGGTTCTTGTCGAGAACGGCCGGTCCTACTACGTCGCCGGGTTCTGGCCCGCGCTGCTGGGCGCGGGCGCGTTCGCTTTGGGCACCGTCGAGGTCAAACGCCTGACCCGACGGCTGGTCAACGCGGTGGCGGTGGTGTCGGCGGTGCTGTTCACCGCGTGGATGATCGCGATCCCGCTGCCGAAGAGTCTGATCTCGAGCCCCATCACCAACCAGGCCCAGTACTGGATGCGCGAATCCTGGTTCGGCCCCGACGGTTACACCACCTTCACCTCCGCGGTGAACGACGCGGTCCACAGCCTCCCCGAACCCGAGCGCGCCGGCACCGCGGTGGTCGCCGCTGCCTACGTGCAGGCCAGCGCCCTCGAGGAATTCGGCCGCGACTACCACCTGCCGCCGGTCTACAGCCCCAACCGTGGTTTCGGCTACTTCGGCCCGCCCCCGGACTCCGCGCGCACCATCGTCTACCTCTCCGTCGACGGTGTGGGCGACAAGGAATTCCTCGCCCAATTCGACTCCACCATCGAATACCGGAAAATCAACGACCCCAACGGTCTTCCCGGCCTCGAACGCCTCGTCACCGTCTACATCTGCCACAACCCCAAGCGGCCCTGGTCGGAAACCTGGCCGGGCCTGATGACCCTGACTTTCCCCAGCGGCATCTGA
- a CDS encoding DUF1992 domain-containing protein, translated as MTERKPPGMPFESWIDKQVREAAERGEFDNLKGAGQPIPPGATDENSWLRSYLKREGATADALLPEAIILRRERERIHDTVRDLHSEREVRALVTALNERIVDYLRMPTGPHVSLGPVKTDEVVATWRTHREKARAARTPAAAPHRPRVERPWWRRLFG; from the coding sequence ATGACCGAGCGCAAGCCGCCCGGAATGCCCTTCGAATCATGGATCGACAAACAGGTGCGCGAGGCCGCCGAGCGCGGCGAATTCGACAACCTGAAGGGTGCGGGCCAACCCATTCCCCCCGGCGCCACCGACGAGAACTCTTGGCTGCGAAGCTATCTGAAGCGCGAAGGCGCAACCGCCGACGCCCTCCTGCCCGAGGCGATCATCCTGCGCCGCGAACGCGAACGCATCCACGACACCGTCCGCGACCTCCACTCCGAACGCGAAGTCCGTGCCCTCGTCACCGCCCTCAACGAACGCATAGTCGACTACCTCCGCATGCCCACCGGCCCCCACGTCTCGCTCGGTCCCGTGAAAACCGACGAGGTAGTCGCCACCTGGCGCACCCACCGCGAGAAAGCCCGGGCCGCCCGCACTCCAGCCGCCGCGCCCCACCGACCACGGGTCGAACGGCCTTGGTGGCGAAGGCTTTTCGGCTAG